From the Levilactobacillus brevis genome, the window GAGCAAGGATCTCCTCTTTGTTCTTACCTTGTTTAAGGAGTTCCTTAGCCTGAGAGATCTGTTTGCCAAATATTTTAGTTAAATGTTTGACTTTAACTTTTTCTGTCATTACATGCCTCCAATAACTCCGTGCTTTCTTATGCTGCGAAGTGCTTGGTGTAACTCATAAACAATTAAGAACCATCGGCTGAAAAATGTTTAGTACACCCTACACTGCCCTAGCAGTTGAAATTCGTCAGGGCAGCCTGATAACTGGCCTTTCTGCTCGAATAAAAAAGACTTGAACTGTCTACAGCTTGAACCTTCGTTATTATAGTGTATTGCCTAGCGTATACCTTACTGAATAAAATGAAAAACATGATACAAAAAGAGACCGATCGATGCTTTACTAGCTTTGATCGGCCACGCTGTAAAATAACTATAAAACGAACTTGTGGTCCAACATTACAAAAATGTTACAGCCGAATAATTAAGACTACCTTAACACATATTCATAACAAGTCCAAATTATATGTCTGGTCACTACCTATCTTAAGAACGTGTTTGGATACTTTGACATTCGATTTGATTTTAGTTAAATTAGATCAAAAACAGGAGTTTTTAATCCATGAAAAGCTTTGCACACCATTATAGTAGCGACATCTCTCGTGAACAATTTGAACTAATCCGGACAGATCTAGAAGGCATACGTAAGCGGACTAAGCCAAGAAAGGTTGATTTATATGATATCTTTTGTGCCCTGCTTTATACCTTGAAAAATGGGGGCGTTTGGCGCGATTTACCCAGTGATTTTCCTAAATGGGAAACCGTCTATTATTACTGGTTACTTTGGACTAAAACGCCATCTCCTGCTGGTATCACTCCTCTGGATAAGGTTTTAAAAAAATTGTCAGCCAACATCGGTTGGCTCAGAAGCATTCAGTTTATACATCGTTCATCATTCTAGATGCTCAAAGTGTCAAGAATACCGATCCTGCTGAAAGTAGCGGCTACGATGGTGGTAAAAAAGTGAGTGGGATTAAGCGCCATCTTGCT encodes:
- a CDS encoding IS5 family transposase (programmed frameshift) is translated as MKSFAHHYSSDISREQFELIRTDLEGIRKRTKPRKVDLYDIFCALLYTLKNGGVWRDLPSDFPKWETVYYYWLLWTKTPSPAGITPLDKVFKKIVSQHRLAQKHSVYTSFIILDAQSVKNTDPAESSGYDGGKKVSGIKRHLAVDINGLPMAVHVTTANVSERDGANALLALNKSQFDLVQRVMADGGYTGNNFAQSVQAMINAEVIIAKQSDLRHGQVTPQRWVIERSFSWLGKYRRLWRNCERKLNTSKMMISLAFLRILLKRF